One genomic region from Amycolatopsis sp. FBCC-B4732 encodes:
- a CDS encoding helix-turn-helix domain-containing protein, which yields MSEGRSFAERLAHLIATVHPPDRKPYSYREIATGVADRTGVSMSATHVQQLAVGARKDPKRSHIQALAQFFGVPVTYFFDDEVAGRIDSQVEDVVAWRDTEARTLAQRAMRLSPRDRETVTALLDQLGSYDETRRREGRRRKPE from the coding sequence GTGAGCGAAGGGCGCAGTTTCGCCGAACGGCTGGCGCACTTGATCGCGACCGTGCACCCGCCGGACCGCAAGCCGTACTCCTACCGGGAGATCGCGACCGGCGTCGCCGACCGGACCGGGGTCTCGATGTCCGCGACGCACGTGCAGCAGCTGGCCGTCGGCGCGCGCAAGGACCCCAAGCGCTCGCACATCCAGGCGCTCGCGCAGTTCTTCGGCGTGCCCGTCACCTACTTCTTCGACGACGAGGTCGCGGGCCGGATCGACAGCCAGGTCGAGGACGTCGTGGCGTGGCGGGACACCGAGGCGCGCACCCTGGCGCAGCGGGCGATGCGGCTCTCCCCGCGCGACCGCGAAACCGTCACCGCGCTGCTCGACCAGCTCGGCAGCTACGACGAGACCCGGCGCCGCGAAGGCCGGCGCCGGAAGCCCGAGTGA
- a CDS encoding 2'-5' RNA ligase family protein, producing MPEPGTTALVILLPAAEPVLAAARRVDPALVRPGLPAHVTALYPFLPAAEVSDAVLDAVRALAATFSPTEVPLTEFVTAPGFAAIPAPALQPVTDAVCARWPEVRPYGGRFGPRPGAHVTVAMGGEADVLERVAAEVRPLLPLTDQAAELQLVALTDRGWEPRLSARFGG from the coding sequence GTGCCCGAACCCGGAACCACCGCACTGGTGATCCTGCTGCCCGCCGCCGAGCCGGTGCTGGCAGCGGCCCGCCGCGTCGACCCCGCCCTGGTCCGCCCCGGCCTGCCCGCCCACGTGACGGCGCTCTACCCCTTCCTGCCGGCTGCCGAAGTGAGCGACGCCGTCCTCGACGCGGTCCGCGCGCTCGCCGCGACGTTCTCGCCGACCGAAGTGCCGCTCACGGAGTTCGTCACGGCACCCGGTTTCGCCGCGATCCCGGCGCCCGCGCTCCAGCCGGTCACCGACGCCGTCTGCGCGCGCTGGCCCGAAGTCCGGCCGTACGGCGGGCGGTTCGGTCCCCGCCCGGGCGCCCACGTGACGGTGGCGATGGGTGGCGAGGCGGACGTCCTCGAGCGGGTGGCCGCCGAGGTCCGGCCGCTGCTTCCGCTGACGGATCAGGCGGCGGAACTGCAGCTCGTCGCGCTCACCGACCGGGGCTGGGAACCGCGGCTGTCCGCGCGCTTCGGCGGCTGA
- the fdhD gene encoding formate dehydrogenase accessory sulfurtransferase FdhD encodes MGRMTSRRPVVRVRDGAHTTRPDTLTVEEPLEIRVGGKALSITMRTPGDDFDLAAGFLVGEGVVRAATDIRAIRYCAGATADGGNTYNVLDVTLADGVAPPDASVERTFYTTSSCGLCGKASLDAVRTTVPWPVAADPFTTDPATLAAFPDELRAAQRVFDRTGGLHAAGLFDGNGELLCLREDVGRHNAVDKVVGWATRDGKLPLPGTALMVSGRASFELVQKAVMAGIPLLAAVSAPSSLAVDLAAELGLTLVGFLRGTSMNVYTRPDRLGLQPS; translated from the coding sequence GTGGGGCGGATGACCAGCAGGCGCCCGGTGGTACGCGTCCGCGACGGCGCGCACACCACCCGGCCGGACACGCTCACCGTCGAGGAACCCCTCGAAATCCGGGTCGGCGGCAAGGCCCTGTCGATCACGATGCGCACGCCGGGCGACGACTTCGACCTCGCCGCGGGCTTCCTCGTCGGCGAAGGCGTGGTCCGCGCGGCCACCGACATCCGGGCGATCCGCTACTGCGCCGGCGCGACGGCCGACGGCGGCAACACCTACAACGTCCTCGACGTGACACTCGCCGACGGCGTAGCACCGCCGGACGCGTCGGTCGAGCGCACCTTCTACACGACGTCGTCGTGCGGCCTCTGCGGCAAGGCGAGCCTGGACGCCGTCCGCACGACGGTGCCGTGGCCGGTCGCCGCGGACCCGTTCACGACGGACCCGGCGACGCTGGCCGCCTTTCCGGACGAACTCCGCGCGGCACAACGGGTCTTCGACCGCACGGGTGGCCTCCACGCGGCGGGCTTGTTCGACGGCAACGGCGAGCTGCTGTGCCTGCGCGAGGACGTCGGCCGGCACAACGCGGTGGACAAGGTCGTCGGCTGGGCCACCCGCGACGGCAAGCTGCCCCTCCCGGGCACGGCGCTGATGGTGAGCGGCCGGGCGTCGTTCGAGCTGGTGCAGAAGGCGGTGATGGCGGGAATCCCGTTGCTGGCCGCGGTTTCGGCACCGTCGTCGCTGGCCGTGGACCTGGCCGCGGAGCTGGGGCTGACGCTGGTGGGGTTCCTGCGGGGGACGTCGATGAACGTCTACACCCGACCGGACCGCCTGGGCCTTCAGCCGAGCTGA
- the dinB gene encoding DNA polymerase IV: MTDEGPILHADLDSFYASVEQRDDPALKGRPVIVGGGVVLAASYEAKAYGVRTAMGGAQARRLCPQAVVVPPRMSAYLAASRAVFEVFHDTTPWVEGISIDEAFLDVSGLARIGGRPSHIAERLRVAVAERAGLPITVGVARTKFLAKVASRVAKPDGLLVVPHDGELEFLHPLPVSALWGVGKVTTEKLHARGIRTVGELATSEQVDLDGLLGRGPGRHLHALAHNRDPRRVEVGVRRRSIGAQRSLGRARRTPAELDVVLVALIDRIARRLRAAHRVCRTVTIRLRFADFERATRSHTLTEPTAGTGVLLTAARELLVAALPLIADRGITLLGAALSNLADDDPFQLTLPFERQRATELDTALDAVRDRFGKAAVTRAVLLGRPDDLEVPMLPD, from the coding sequence ATGACCGACGAGGGGCCCATCCTGCACGCCGATCTCGACTCGTTCTACGCGTCGGTCGAGCAGCGCGACGATCCGGCGTTGAAAGGACGCCCGGTGATCGTCGGCGGCGGGGTCGTGCTGGCGGCGAGTTACGAGGCCAAGGCCTACGGCGTCCGCACCGCGATGGGCGGCGCGCAGGCCCGCAGGCTGTGCCCGCAGGCGGTCGTCGTGCCACCGCGGATGTCGGCGTACCTGGCCGCCAGCCGCGCGGTGTTCGAGGTCTTCCACGACACGACGCCGTGGGTGGAGGGCATCTCGATCGACGAAGCGTTCCTCGACGTCAGCGGCCTGGCGAGGATCGGCGGACGGCCGAGCCACATCGCCGAACGGCTGCGCGTCGCGGTCGCCGAGCGGGCCGGGCTGCCGATCACGGTCGGGGTGGCGCGCACGAAGTTCCTGGCCAAGGTCGCCAGCCGGGTGGCGAAACCGGACGGCCTGCTGGTGGTGCCGCACGACGGCGAGCTGGAGTTCCTGCATCCGCTGCCGGTTTCGGCGCTGTGGGGCGTCGGCAAGGTCACGACGGAGAAGCTGCACGCACGCGGGATCCGGACGGTCGGCGAGCTCGCGACGTCCGAGCAGGTGGACCTCGACGGCTTGCTCGGCCGGGGCCCCGGCCGCCACCTGCACGCCCTGGCCCACAACCGCGACCCCCGCCGCGTCGAGGTGGGCGTCCGCCGCCGCTCGATCGGCGCCCAGCGGTCCCTGGGCCGCGCCAGACGGACCCCGGCCGAGCTCGACGTGGTGCTGGTGGCCCTGATCGACCGCATCGCCCGCCGCTTGAGGGCCGCCCACCGCGTCTGCCGGACGGTGACGATCCGCCTGCGCTTCGCCGACTTCGAGCGGGCCACTCGTTCGCACACGCTGACCGAGCCGACGGCCGGCACCGGCGTGCTGCTCACGGCGGCGCGCGAATTGCTCGTCGCCGCGCTGCCGTTGATCGCCGACCGCGGGATCACGCTGCTGGGCGCCGCGTTGTCCAACCTGGCCGACGACGACCCGTTCCAGCTGACCCTGCCCTTCGAGCGCCAGCGAGCGACGGAGCTGGACACGGCACTGGACGCGGTGCGCGACAGGTTCGGCAAGGCGGCGGTGACGCGCGCGGTCCTGCTCGGCCGGCCCGACGACCTCGAAGTACCGATGCTGCCCGACTGA
- a CDS encoding OFA family MFS transporter has product MAEIRELRDVYGRRYRVGESDRELLGRPRTWITWLAAAAMLAAGVQQYGFGAIVPALGRAHGWTFGGIALSFAVWAICQAGVAFPAAWLRDRGVFPAPAAMAAGAVLCAAGLVTLGHASSLLTVFLGYSVLGGLGTGLVYATCIGAVLAWFPDRTGSRAGVVSGAFAFGSVPFVVLAAALPEARAVLLDVSAALVLVVIAGCGAVLRYPPRHWWPATPEPRAWALDRAHNRRPAVRHYRPAELLRCATTRTLYLVVVLAAAVLLFDLAYLATFVAERSGPGLAGAAVALLATATGSGRVLVGRLADRLGRHRILRFALVAGGLAQFVLFSSGEHRHAVGLLLGAALAGLGNGCCYTLLVGLVREYFGEESVAQNFGILYSAKAVGAVVGTGLAALVVASHGFAGAFAVAGVLSLAAGVLSGRLTQPGRPESLLPAA; this is encoded by the coding sequence ATGGCCGAGATCCGCGAGCTCCGAGACGTCTACGGCCGGCGCTACCGCGTCGGGGAGTCCGACCGGGAGCTGCTCGGCAGGCCCCGGACGTGGATCACCTGGCTGGCCGCCGCGGCCATGCTCGCCGCCGGGGTGCAGCAGTACGGCTTCGGCGCGATCGTCCCGGCGCTGGGCCGGGCGCACGGCTGGACGTTCGGCGGGATCGCGCTGTCCTTCGCCGTCTGGGCGATCTGCCAGGCCGGGGTGGCGTTCCCGGCGGCGTGGCTGCGTGACCGCGGGGTGTTCCCCGCGCCGGCCGCGATGGCCGCCGGCGCGGTGCTGTGCGCCGCCGGGCTCGTGACGCTCGGCCACGCGAGCAGCCTGCTCACCGTGTTCCTCGGCTACTCCGTGCTCGGCGGGCTCGGCACCGGTCTGGTGTACGCCACGTGCATCGGCGCGGTGCTCGCGTGGTTCCCGGACCGCACCGGCTCGCGCGCGGGCGTCGTGAGCGGGGCGTTCGCCTTCGGCAGTGTGCCGTTCGTCGTCCTCGCCGCAGCGTTGCCGGAAGCGAGAGCAGTGCTCTTGGACGTGTCCGCCGCTCTCGTGCTCGTCGTGATCGCCGGCTGCGGCGCGGTGCTGCGCTACCCGCCGCGGCACTGGTGGCCCGCCACTCCGGAACCGCGTGCCTGGGCATTGGACCGGGCGCACAACCGGCGGCCGGCCGTCCGGCACTACCGGCCGGCGGAGCTCCTCCGGTGCGCGACGACACGGACGCTGTACCTCGTGGTCGTGCTCGCCGCCGCGGTGCTGTTGTTCGATCTGGCTTACCTGGCGACGTTCGTCGCCGAACGCAGCGGGCCCGGGCTCGCCGGGGCCGCGGTTGCGTTGCTCGCCACGGCGACGGGCAGTGGGCGTGTCCTCGTCGGACGGCTCGCCGACCGGCTCGGCCGCCACCGGATCCTGCGCTTCGCGCTCGTCGCGGGCGGGCTCGCGCAGTTCGTGCTGTTCTCCTCGGGCGAGCACCGGCACGCCGTCGGCCTGCTGCTGGGTGCCGCGCTCGCCGGCCTCGGCAACGGGTGCTGCTACACGCTGCTCGTCGGCCTGGTGCGCGAGTACTTCGGCGAGGAGTCGGTCGCGCAGAACTTCGGGATACTTTACAGCGCGAAGGCGGTCGGCGCGGTGGTCGGGACCGGGCTGGCCGCGCTCGTCGTGGCGTCGCACGGGTTTGCCGGCGCGTTCGCCGTGGCCGGTGTGCTGAGCCTCGCGGCCGGGGTGCTGTCCGGGCGGCTGACCCAGCCGGGCCGCCCCGAGTCGTTGCTGCCGGCGGCCTGA
- a CDS encoding discoidin domain-containing protein: protein MDRPSLLRAVPALVALLVLGLLAGPSPAHAATVLSQGRPVTASSTEGAGTPASAAVDGDPGTRWASAWSDPQWLQVDLGASADISQVTLNWEAAYATAYEIRISDNAANWQTVYSTTTAVGGIQNLAVTGHGRYVRLYGTHRVGGYGYSLWEFQVSGTPGAQSGPGVTRVTGAQGNWQLTVDGIPWTVKGLTWGPPVGEAATRMPELHAIGVNTVRTWGTDGTSQPLLDAAAANGIKVVSGFWLQPGGGPGSGGCVDYTTDTNYKNTMLAEIQKWVTAYKAHPGVLMWNVGNESILGMQNCYSGTQLEQNRIAYTRFVDQAAQAIHAIDANHPVTSTDAWTGAWPYYKAYAPNLDLYSVNSYAQVCQVKQDWLAGGYTKPYIITETGPAGEWEVPNDANGVPAEPTDQQKRDGYVNAWNCVLAHPGVALGATLFHYGTEGDFGGVWFNITTGNEKRLSWYAVRRIYSGQTAGNTPPVISSMNLSRTTDVPAGGTFTLTAAVSDPDGDPITYTMGYNSKYINNAAGLIPAQFTGNGTFTVTAPQQLGVWKIYLYARDGHGNVGIETRSLRVVAPPVPGTNLARGAATTASTYQADGPGAPYPPQAATDGNTATRWASAWADPQWLQVDLGRSQAFDHVQLVWESAFGKAYEIQVSDDAANWRSVYGTTSGDGGADDIAVSATARYVRVNATQRGTAYGYSLYEFGVYRS, encoded by the coding sequence GTGGACCGACCGTCGCTCCTCCGTGCCGTCCCGGCGCTGGTGGCCCTGCTGGTGCTGGGGTTGCTCGCCGGCCCGTCCCCGGCGCACGCCGCCACCGTCCTTTCCCAAGGCAGACCGGTGACCGCGTCCAGCACCGAAGGCGCGGGCACCCCGGCGTCGGCGGCCGTCGACGGCGACCCTGGCACGCGCTGGGCGAGCGCCTGGAGCGACCCGCAGTGGCTGCAGGTCGACCTCGGCGCGTCCGCCGACATCAGCCAGGTCACCCTGAACTGGGAGGCCGCCTACGCGACTGCATACGAAATCCGGATTTCCGACAACGCCGCGAATTGGCAGACTGTATACAGTACGACCACGGCGGTCGGCGGTATTCAAAATCTCGCGGTCACCGGGCACGGCCGGTACGTCCGCCTCTACGGCACGCACCGCGTCGGCGGCTACGGCTATTCGCTGTGGGAGTTCCAGGTCAGCGGCACCCCGGGAGCGCAGAGCGGTCCAGGCGTCACGCGGGTGACCGGCGCGCAGGGGAACTGGCAGCTGACAGTCGACGGTATCCCGTGGACCGTGAAGGGACTGACCTGGGGACCGCCGGTCGGCGAAGCGGCGACGCGGATGCCGGAACTGCACGCGATCGGCGTCAACACCGTCCGGACCTGGGGCACCGACGGCACTTCGCAGCCGTTGCTCGACGCCGCCGCGGCCAACGGCATCAAGGTGGTCAGCGGCTTCTGGCTGCAACCGGGCGGCGGCCCGGGCAGCGGCGGGTGCGTCGACTACACCACCGACACGAACTACAAGAACACGATGCTCGCCGAAATCCAGAAGTGGGTCACCGCCTACAAAGCACACCCGGGCGTGCTGATGTGGAACGTCGGCAACGAGTCGATCCTCGGGATGCAGAACTGCTACTCCGGCACGCAGCTGGAGCAGAACCGGATCGCCTACACGCGGTTCGTCGACCAGGCGGCGCAGGCCATCCACGCGATCGACGCGAACCACCCGGTCACCTCGACCGACGCCTGGACCGGTGCCTGGCCGTACTACAAGGCGTACGCGCCGAACCTCGACCTGTACTCCGTGAACTCCTACGCCCAGGTGTGCCAGGTCAAGCAGGACTGGCTGGCCGGCGGCTACACGAAGCCCTACATCATCACCGAGACCGGGCCGGCCGGCGAATGGGAGGTGCCGAACGACGCCAACGGCGTCCCCGCCGAGCCGACGGACCAGCAGAAGCGCGACGGTTACGTCAACGCCTGGAACTGCGTGCTGGCCCACCCGGGCGTGGCGCTCGGCGCGACGCTCTTCCACTACGGCACGGAAGGCGACTTCGGCGGCGTCTGGTTCAACATCACCACCGGCAACGAGAAGCGGCTGTCCTGGTACGCCGTGCGCAGGATCTACAGTGGACAGACGGCGGGCAACACGCCGCCGGTGATCTCGTCGATGAACCTGAGCCGCACCACCGACGTCCCCGCGGGCGGCACGTTCACCCTGACCGCCGCGGTGTCCGATCCGGACGGTGACCCGATCACCTACACCATGGGGTACAACAGCAAGTACATCAACAACGCGGCCGGGCTGATCCCGGCGCAGTTCACCGGGAACGGAACGTTCACCGTCACCGCACCGCAGCAGCTGGGCGTCTGGAAGATCTACCTCTACGCCCGGGACGGCCACGGCAACGTCGGCATCGAGACGCGTTCGCTGCGCGTGGTCGCGCCGCCGGTGCCGGGCACGAACCTGGCCCGCGGCGCCGCGACCACGGCCTCGACGTACCAGGCTGACGGCCCGGGCGCGCCGTACCCGCCGCAGGCCGCGACCGACGGGAACACCGCGACCCGCTGGGCGAGTGCCTGGGCCGACCCGCAGTGGCTGCAGGTCGACCTCGGCCGCAGCCAGGCGTTCGACCACGTGCAGCTGGTCTGGGAGTCGGCGTTCGGGAAGGCCTACGAAATCCAGGTCAGCGACGACGCCGCGAACTGGCGCAGCGTGTACGGGACGACGTCCGGGGACGGCGGCGCCGACGACATCGCGGTCTCGGCCACCGCGCGGTACGTCCGGGTGAACGCCACCCAGCGCGGCACCGCGTACGGCTATTCGCTCTACGAGTTCGGCGTCTACCGCTCCTGA
- a CDS encoding VOC family protein: protein MPAELTTIVLDCADPAALAAFYAKALGWEVTHQDADSAQLGRGPVGLGFQRVEGYRGPGWPDAAKHAHFDLTVGDLDAAVAEFEGLGATQPDFQPGGTDWVVLADPEGHLFCLIPA from the coding sequence ATGCCCGCGGAACTCACCACCATCGTCCTCGACTGCGCCGACCCCGCCGCGCTCGCCGCCTTCTACGCCAAGGCGCTCGGCTGGGAAGTGACGCACCAGGACGCGGACTCCGCCCAGCTCGGCAGGGGCCCGGTCGGGCTCGGCTTCCAGCGCGTCGAGGGCTACCGCGGTCCCGGCTGGCCGGACGCCGCCAAGCACGCGCACTTCGACCTCACCGTCGGCGACCTCGACGCCGCCGTCGCCGAATTCGAAGGGCTCGGTGCCACCCAACCGGACTTCCAGCCCGGGGGCACCGACTGGGTGGTGCTCGCCGATCCCGAAGGGCACCTCTTCTGCCTGATCCCGGCCTGA
- a CDS encoding DUF1996 domain-containing protein has translation MATKAALLACTAATVLAGAFLTAATWSPAGADDLVTHHEFQVNCSPSHHQPDDPIVFPGLPGASHDHTFIGNKTTNAATTLQSLQAAGVGNTTCLAPDDLSAYWFPTVLNGNQVVLPNFAQVVYYKSGILDYTKVVPFPPGLRYVAGSVTATQDEFQHAPGAIEGWECGDSFHNWDIPVNCVAGSQLNIRYQAPSCWDGVHLDSADHKGHMAYPDRATLTCPADHPVAVPMLEFKMAFPVSGDMSGVHLASGRGYSWHYDFFNAWDPQTLAALVTHCINGGLQCDPRGFDLYKPDRGTVLGPNYRLPGRP, from the coding sequence TTGGCAACGAAAGCCGCGCTCCTCGCCTGCACCGCCGCCACCGTGCTGGCAGGCGCCTTCCTGACCGCGGCCACCTGGTCGCCCGCCGGAGCCGACGACCTGGTGACCCACCACGAGTTCCAGGTCAACTGCTCCCCCAGCCACCACCAGCCGGACGACCCGATCGTCTTCCCCGGGCTGCCCGGCGCCTCGCACGACCACACGTTCATCGGCAACAAGACGACGAACGCGGCCACGACCCTGCAGTCGCTGCAGGCCGCGGGCGTCGGCAACACGACCTGCCTGGCCCCGGACGACCTGTCCGCGTACTGGTTCCCGACCGTGCTCAACGGGAACCAGGTGGTGCTGCCGAACTTCGCGCAGGTCGTCTACTACAAGTCGGGCATCCTCGACTACACGAAGGTGGTGCCGTTCCCGCCCGGGCTGCGGTACGTCGCCGGCAGCGTCACCGCGACGCAGGACGAGTTCCAGCACGCCCCCGGCGCGATCGAAGGCTGGGAGTGCGGGGACAGCTTCCACAACTGGGACATCCCGGTGAACTGCGTCGCCGGCAGCCAGCTCAACATCCGCTACCAGGCACCGAGCTGCTGGGACGGCGTCCACCTGGATTCGGCCGACCACAAGGGGCACATGGCGTACCCGGACCGGGCGACGCTGACGTGCCCCGCCGACCACCCGGTGGCGGTGCCGATGCTCGAGTTCAAGATGGCGTTCCCGGTCAGCGGCGACATGTCGGGGGTGCACCTGGCCAGCGGACGCGGGTACTCGTGGCACTACGACTTCTTCAACGCCTGGGACCCGCAAACCCTGGCCGCGCTGGTGACCCACTGCATCAACGGCGGCCTGCAGTGCGACCCGCGCGGGTTCGACCTCTACAAACCCGACCGCGGCACCGTGCTCGGGCCGAACTACCGGTTGCCCGGCCGCCCGTGA
- a CDS encoding Lsr2 family protein, whose amino-acid sequence MAQRVQVQMVDDLDGSEASQTVPFSLDGVTYEIDLSEDNASALRDELARYVGAARRIGGRKVRLATGQSLSGSGGGSGTDRERNRQIREWAQANGYEVAERGRLSSEIIAGFEADQAAAAEPVDVKPARKRAPRKKS is encoded by the coding sequence ATGGCGCAACGGGTGCAGGTCCAGATGGTGGACGACCTCGACGGGAGCGAGGCTTCGCAGACCGTCCCCTTCAGTCTCGACGGCGTGACCTACGAAATCGACCTGTCCGAGGACAACGCCTCCGCGCTGCGGGACGAACTCGCGCGCTACGTCGGCGCCGCGCGTCGCATCGGCGGCCGCAAGGTGCGCCTCGCGACCGGTCAGTCGCTGTCCGGCTCGGGCGGCGGCTCGGGGACCGACCGTGAGCGCAACCGGCAGATCCGCGAGTGGGCGCAGGCCAACGGCTACGAGGTCGCCGAGCGCGGCCGCCTTTCCAGCGAGATCATCGCGGGCTTCGAGGCCGACCAGGCCGCGGCGGCCGAGCCCGTCGACGTCAAGCCGGCGCGCAAGCGAGCCCCGCGCAAGAAGTCTTGA
- a CDS encoding AraC family transcriptional regulator, which produces MREAVEVVARPGYAVSVVECADDHTGWSPAEVSSAHRIVLVRRGRFRRRAGGVVADADRTVAYLAAPGDEECFAHPAGGDTCTSVRFGPGLWSHLAGDRPAGPTVFVDGALELAHRRAVASVADPDYALAEELLVLVGRAITQAAASTPAGPVRADDRELVARAREAIGADEPAARGLFTLAEALGVSPYRLSRAFPRELGVSVTRYRNRVRVGRALDRLEAGERELAALAADLGFSDQAHLTRTVREHAGTTPGVMRRLLAN; this is translated from the coding sequence GTGCGTGAAGCAGTCGAAGTCGTGGCCCGCCCCGGGTACGCGGTGAGCGTGGTGGAGTGCGCCGACGACCACACCGGGTGGTCGCCGGCCGAAGTGTCGTCGGCGCACCGGATCGTGCTCGTCCGCCGCGGCCGCTTCCGCCGCCGCGCCGGGGGAGTGGTGGCGGACGCCGACCGGACGGTGGCCTACCTCGCGGCTCCCGGCGACGAGGAGTGCTTCGCCCACCCGGCGGGCGGCGACACGTGCACCTCGGTGCGTTTCGGTCCCGGGCTGTGGTCCCACTTGGCGGGCGACCGGCCCGCGGGGCCGACGGTGTTCGTCGACGGCGCGCTGGAGCTGGCCCACCGCCGAGCCGTCGCGTCGGTGGCCGACCCGGACTACGCGCTGGCGGAGGAGTTGCTGGTGCTGGTCGGCCGGGCGATCACCCAGGCTGCTGCCTCGACGCCGGCGGGTCCGGTGCGCGCGGACGACCGCGAGCTGGTCGCGCGGGCCCGGGAAGCGATCGGGGCCGACGAGCCGGCGGCGCGCGGGCTGTTCACGCTGGCCGAGGCGCTGGGGGTGTCGCCGTACCGGTTGAGCCGCGCGTTCCCGCGCGAGCTGGGCGTCTCGGTGACGAGGTACCGCAACCGCGTCCGGGTCGGCCGCGCACTCGACCGGCTGGAGGCGGGGGAGCGGGAGCTGGCGGCCCTGGCGGCGGATCTGGGGTTCTCCGACCAGGCCCACCTGACGCGCACGGTCCGCGAGCACGCCGGAACGACGCCGGGGGTGATGCGCCGGCTGCTGGCGAACTGA